Genomic DNA from Oryza sativa Japonica Group chromosome 5, ASM3414082v1:
AACCTGATGATACCAGACATGATATCTGAGAAGAATCATGATACCTCCCATGTATCATATGATCCTTCTAAGGTATCATCTATGAAACTTGATGATACCAGACATGATATCTGAGCAGAATCATGATACCTCCCATGTATCATATGATCCTCCTAAGGTATCATCGGTGAAACCTGATAATACCATCCATGATACTGAGGAGGATCATGATACCTCCTAGGTATCACATAATCATCCTCAAGTATCATACGTGAAACCCGCAGGAACCATGATACCATGCATGATATCTAAGTAGGATCATGTGATACATCATAAGTATCACACATAATGATACTTTTGATGTATCATGTATGAAACCTTCAGGTATCACACAAGATGATATATACCTAGCGAGGGATCATGCGTGAAACCTTCAGGTTTTATGATACCGAGAAGGATCGTGAAACCTCCCAAGTATCACATGATTCTACTAATGTATCATCAATGAAACCCGCAGGCACCATGATAGCAGTCAAGATACTCACAGTCTTGATGGTATTACTCTCATTCACATATTTTTACTGCCTATCACCTCGATTCTTAAACCGGGCCTTCTCAGCATGTTGTCCTCCCACTGGTGTCAAGTTCATTGATGCAAGCTTTCTCTGTCAAACCTTGTACTATTTTGATTGTAAGATCATATCCTTGCAAAACACGATTCTGAGGATGTTTCACAAGGAAGCAGAAGAGCCGGCGGACGACGAGGGTGCCGCTGGAAAGAAGCAAGGAATGGCGCGCGATTCCGATGAGGTTTCACCGGGATGCAGAGGAGCTGATGGACGATGCTCGCGGCGGTGGAAGGAAGCGAGGAATCGCGCGCTTTCTAGGAGGATTCGCCATGATGGGGAGAAGCCGGtggacggcgcgcgcgccggcgggaggaagcgaGTAATCGCGCGCGGAGGCGAGCGCTTCCGAGGAGGTTTCGCCGAGATGCCGGGAAGCCGGCGTTTGGCAAGCGCTGGTCGTCATTCTCATTTTGCTGCAATGCATGCAGGTGGTGACAGTTGCTCAGAGCGATGTCATATCGGTATCAGAATCGTCCTGTTTTTGAACGGGATTCCGGTATATAGCATCccctttttatatatagtatttctatacatctaaagtttatacacctaaagtttatagacccaaagtttataagtcaaaagtttacatacctgattcaaatttgaatttgaattcaaatattagtttatagacccaaagtttataagtaaaaagtttacatacccgtttcaaatttgaatttgaattcaaatattttttaatatagtatttctatacataaatttttccaactttgtttttttattttttttaaatttatagtgtattaggaagagaagaaggggagggggaagggaggagaggtgtgTACGGGGGcataggaagagaagaaggggagggggaagggaggagaggtgtgTACGGGGGCATGGGGACCAAGTGATCTATCGCTCATTAGCCACACCTGGAGAGGAGTGTATAGGGGCGGATGGGGATCGATCGCTCCATTAGCCAGGCCGGTGGGAACGTGGGATCGAGCCTAGGAAAGTACAGATATACAGCATGGTAAGTGGTCAGCCTTCATTCTTGTCAGCTCGCTAGCTTACCAAGGTGCAACATTTATCTACAGACTTCAGCTCTTCGGTGTATGGTTAACTGGTTCTGTACCACTTTATTTTTCTCTAAAAGATGACACTACTATAATAACATCTCATATGAGACGTCCTACCAGTGCCAGTTAGACAAAAATCCGTCCCGATGGGTCTCCTCCCCGCACAACACTGTGCACACTCAAATAGAGCAAAAACCGGCATTGATGACAtgtataggtgccggttcgaGAAACAAACCAAGACTGACGTGATGGTCTAAAACTAGCATTTATAAGGTATCCTATAGCAGTGTGATATCATGGATGGTGTGAGTGTGTGATCTTGCTAGCTTTGTCAAGAGAAACCCATTTAACTAGGTCGAAGGAATAAATTATCAACCTTTTTACTATATTTGTTAAAGAATAACTAGGTTATGAAACTTAGAAACATAAGTAACGGATTTTTCCACACAATTTTGTCTATGACTCTTAGTTTTATTCATAACCTTTAAAACTTAACatgtagaaagaaaaaaaacacttgtaAGTAAAAGATGTTAGATACATTAAAAGAAAATACGAGAATTTtagattccaaaaaaaaaaatatcagtagTGAGACTCCTTTCAAACGTAGAAATATCATTTTATACAAATGCACGCTGATCGATATATAGGGCGGTGAAATTTACCCACTTAATATATAATTGCAGGCTAGGTTCCATCTTAAGTCTGCAGTGACAATGGCCATCTTCTTCTCGCTAACCACACCGGTTGGGATTATGATCGGTATCGGCATCTCCTCCGCCTACAATGAGAATAGCCCCACGGCCCTGATCGTGGAAGGCATTCTCGACGCAGCGGCTGCTGGAATCCTCAACTACATGGCGCTCGTCGACCTTCTAGCTGAAGATTTCATGAACCCTAGGGTGCGGAAGAGCGGAAGGTTGCAGCTCATCATCAGCATCTTGCTGCTGGTTGGGATAGCTTTGATGTCCTTGCTTGGTATTTGGGCTTGAATAAAACTTAAGAAGAAACTCCTTAAATATCTGACTACTCCCACTCCGTCTTATAACAaaagggattttgaatagatgtaacatatccaagtacaatgaatctggacatactgtctgtccagattcgttatactccctccgtcccaaaataagtgcagttttgcactattcacattTAACGTTtggccattcgtcttatttgaaaattttttatgattagtatttttattgctattagatgataaaacatgaatagtactttatgtgtgactaaatattttcaaatttttcacaaatttttcaaataagacggacggtcaaacgttgggcacggatatccacggctgcacttattttaggatgaaggtaGTACTAGCATATGTCACGTCCacccaaaatcctttatatgaTGGTGCCATTCGTTATGAAACTAttgtttttaaataaattaattatgacATTCGTTCAGAAGTTCAACAAACGAAATAAAGCTGCATATGGTGCCATTTCATTGTCCATTGTCTGGCTCAGAAAAAGTTGGTGCGCTTTCTTAGTCGCAATCATTAATTGAAACTGCAGGTTCTATCGTTTTATGATCTttggtactagtagtactaattgACTTGTAGTTGACGCcattttttatttatctttACGCGAAAAATGGCGGAACATAATGGAATCGGAGTAATTTAATAATAACTTATTGATAATTGCACACACCATCAAATCACGCCTAGCTAGGGTTTATTCGGTTCATCCCTATAATGAATGAATTGAAGGGGGACTAATTTCACATCTCAATAGGAGTGGTATAAGTTATCTCTAATTCCCCTTCAATCATTTTGTGAaagggattaaccgaacaaagcctaggttgtgtttagttcagcgcaaagtttggatttttgttgaaattgaagatgatgtgactgaaaagttgtgtatgtatgacagattgatgtgatggaaaaggactgaagtttggatccaaactttggatctaaacacagccctagaaGAGATAAAAGAGAGACAACTACTAGAAAACCGATCTGACATAAAGGGGAGATATTTTCTTCTTGGGTGCACACTGTACCGCCATATTCCTaaggtgtactccctccgtcccaaaaaaaaaagacaaaccctggtttccgtgtccaacgtttgaccgttcgtcttatttgaaaaaattatgaaaaaaataagacaagacacgcataaaatattaatcatgttttatcatctaacaacaatgaaaatacgaattataaaaaaaatcatataagacggacagacagtcaaagttggacacagaaacccaCGGTTTGCCTCTTttcgggacggagggaatattaaGCCACCAGTAGGGAATCGCTCCCTCTCGATTATCTCTGTCGATAAACCGTCACGAAACATTTTCACACCGGTACTTAACATGTGTTTTTTTATGTCCTACTCAACTACTCATGTTGGTTTTTCATGTTTATGTTATTCTACTCATGTCGGGTAATCCTTTTCAGTTTTTATTATCCCTGACAGTTGGTTTTTCATGTTCATATCATCCTACTCATGTCGAGCAATCCTTGTCAGTTTTCTATTATCCCTGATAGTGTTTGTCCATCATAGATCCTGTAGCGAAAGTCTTAACACACAATGAAATCAACTGGGACTACGGCAACAACAAATCTTTGGTCTCACTAAATTTTTATTGATAATGttcaaaagacaaaagagacaAAGACCTGCGGCGAATTCATGTCTATTAAATCTATACTTTGTATAAAGTTATAACCTATTAAATTTAAACCTCAACACGTAAACATGCTACACCATTATCCACTAACAATAATTACAAGCATGCAATATCATCTATAATTTATTGAATCTTACAAAATAACACGCAAAGCATATTCAATTATCGCCTCTCACATCGTTTCCGTAATTTTTAACATATTTATCCATCATTTTTTAAAtacttaatatatatttatccaTATATTCCGTATCAATGCACGGGATATTATTTAGTTTGTTTCATGATTAAACCTTAGCTTTTCATCATTTTTTCCTATCTtcggcctggtttagttcctaactttttcttcaaactttcaacttttccatcacatcaaaactttcctacacacataaattttcaacttttccatcacattattccaatttcaatcaaactttcaattttggagtgaactaaacacaccttccACATCTCGCGATGCAAATCTTGGCCAACAACATAATATTTCATTTATAATCTCCTACAGAGCTAGctattaaatttatttctctCCAAACATAGcataaaacaaatttatttgttgttaataactaatatagTGTTTACTCCTTGCTTGATTGTTGAAATGACATATTAAGGATTATTTAGTAATACCGGCAACAAATCACGTGCCTCACTAAATCCTTGTTATAAATGCACCAACGAGAGCGTACACTCATCAGCACCAGGATTTTGAACCCCTATATAACCACATCTTTAGTGCTTTCCTCGATGATTCATCTCTTTATATTTTTGTTCGATAAATATGAATACCATTATATATGTATTAACTATTAAGTCACAAAACTTTGACTGCATATATATACGTCGCCAGAATGTTGCCGTGTACAACAGAAAGAATTATATCAAGTACGGTGGCTTGCTGTAGAAACTTCGTCTGCTAAATCTAATCTAGGCTccgtttagttcacaccaaactttccctaaacttccaactttccatcacatccaaaacttttctacacacataaactcttaactttttttttcaaactaccaactttaatttttctaaacttctcctcaattttagaaactaaacacagcactAGTGTACGTCCTTTAACATCACTTAAAGTCCAGATAGCTAGGCAACTCCACTAGATTGGCACTAGATTAGCAAATGTAATCTAATCTAGGAGAGATGACCTAGCTTTGCATACTTCCAATCGATGAATGTCGACACTATAGCAACACTGCCAATTTTCAATCAGTACTATCATGGAGACGACTTCCATAAACTACCAGTAGATTAGATGCTGCTAGCTAATTATTTTTGGAGGAGCTcatagtttatttatttattaattaataattcCAGCTCCGGTTTCGTCTCTGCGAAGAGTAGTAATAGAAGTACGAGTAGTTCTTTAATTCCTCGTTAGGTCTGAAGATCTATCATGCATGCTTTGATGAGAGTAATTAAGTACGGCAAGCATGGAGCAGCAAGTACACACTTCAATTCTTTTCTGCTTCGAAAACAGAGGAATCGACATGTGCATCTCACatttggtggaggaggtggcatCCTCACCTGCTCCTGTGTCCTACAAAATTgaatttctttctctttttttttgaccaATTTCATTGAAATAGAAGAACCGGATTAGTGCATGTTTCACATTTTCATGCTTATACCTGTTGTGGCAAAGGCAAACCACACAAAAAATTGGAAACGCATCAAGGCCAGCCAAACTGTTATTGTTGCTCGAAGAATTAATTAACTAAGTAGTTATAATTTAATCTCAGTTGAGCGCGCGAACGCCCCAGCAATCAattatttctcttcttttttaaatttgtttgtttACATGCAACGGATCGGAGACTGAAATGGAGAGTCCACGGGTTCAAAAGGCCTAGAAGAACGAAGCGGAGCTTAGCTCGCGCATGTGCCAACCTGAACCTCCGCTGCGAAACGCCGCGACATCTCGCCGCGCGAGCTAAGCTTAGCTGCAGGTGAGCCatcggcgatggcgacggcggcgatgaccaAGGTGTTCGTCCTGCTCTTTCTGGTGGCGGCGTGCTACCTGCCGGCgcacgcggcggcagcggagtgcGACTGCGCGACGGACACGGCGGGGCGGGACAAGGCGCAGGCGCTGCGGCTCAAGGTCATCGCCATCTTCTGCATCCTCGCCGGGAGCACCGTCGGGGCGGCGCTGCCGTCCCTGGGCGGCAGGTTCCCGGCGATCCAGCCGGAGACGGACGTGTTCCTCTCCGTCAAGgccttcgccggcggcgtcatCCTCGCCACGGGCCTGGTGCACATCCTCCCCGCGGCCTTCGAGGCGCTCAGCTCGCCGTGCCTCGTCGGCGGCCCGTGGAAGCGCTTCCCGTTCGCCGGCATGGTCGCCATGGTCTCCGCCATCGGCACGCTCATCGTCGACACCGTCGCCACGGGGTACTTCCACCGCACGGACGCCAAGAGGAAggccgcggccgtcgccgacgagccaGCCGACGACCTGGAGGCCTCCGACGAGCACAGCCACGGCCACGCCCACGGCATGTCCGTCATGTCCGTCGCTCCCGCCGGCGAGGAAGACCTCGTCCGCCACCGCGTCATCTCTCAGGTATGTCATACTACATCTCCCGCCACCGCGCCATTCAAGAAACAGAGCTGCGAAAACAAAAAAACGCAACCAAATTAAGAAAATTCAATCAAAATTTCTGTTCTTATTTTCTTAATCGATTTTGCTTGTGCGTCCTTGATGGTGGAGGTGCTGGAGCTGGGAGTGGTGGTGCACTCGCTCATCATCGGGATGTCGCTGGGCGCCTCCGACTTCCCGAGCACGGTGCGGCCGCTCGTGCCGGCGCTGACGTTTCATCAGTTCTTCGAGGGCATCGGGCTCGGCGGATGCATCGTTCAGGTGATTTACCCACACATTTACTCCGCACTCACAATTGTCAATTtcaacctgttttttttttttttcgagagagagagagagagagaaagatttCAACGTTTTTGGTGTTCATATCCTATCAATCCATCGTGCTTACTAACTCGTCCGAAGATACCGATTTCAAACAAGAGGACAACTGATGTCTTGTACTaccaaaaagttagaaaaagaCGTTCCGATTTTGCAGATTTACAGATGGGCCTTAGTACTTTGAGGGGCCCAGTTGTTAAATCACGACTCAAATCGCATCCCATCCTACTTCCCTGGGCGGCTGGGCCTCCACTAATTAATCTCAATCAAAAGTAATccttctattttatattattattaatcGTTTTAactttctttttaaaatttgactaagtttatagaaaaatataacaacattttaacccaaaacaaatatattatcaaaatatattttatgttaattttaatgaaattaatttcgTATTGTAGATGTTAATAATTTTTCGGAATTGCTAGAAAACTTccgcaagtttttttttgcccCCAAAAAACTTTCAGATTTGTGGCCATCAGATCGCATTGAGATTTGTGCATGAAGGAAAATAATTGGTAGAAAGAAATTTTCACCCATCTCACGCGTAAGAACTTGATGCTAACCAAAACATAGTAGAATATAAgttttatataagttatattACAGTTACAGCGCAGTTGCAGTGTGGTTACGATGTAATTTCACTtcaattatattatagttatatcTGAAAATTTTTCACTCAAAAAACTTACTGCGGTTTTCTTAATACTCCTTAatctttctataaatttaggtaaacttaaataagtttgattaagaaaaaagttaaaataacttataatataacCTGTTCTTTCTTGTTTCTGCAGGCAAAGTTCCGTGTCAGGTCAGTGGTGACGATGGCGCTCTTCTTCTCCctgacgacgccggccggcatCGTCGTCGGGATCGGGATCTCCTCCGTCTACGACGCGAACAGCCCAACGGCGCTGGTGGTGCAGGGGCTcctcgaggcggcggcagcggggatACTCGTCTACATGGCGCTCGTCGACATCCTCGCCGAGGACTTCATGAAGACCAAGGTGCAGAGAAGGGGACGCC
This window encodes:
- the LOC4339082 gene encoding zinc transporter 5 precursor, giving the protein MATAAMTKVFVLLFLVAACYLPAHAAAAECDCATDTAGRDKAQALRLKVIAIFCILAGSTVGAALPSLGGRFPAIQPETDVFLSVKAFAGGVILATGLVHILPAAFEALSSPCLVGGPWKRFPFAGMVAMVSAIGTLIVDTVATGYFHRTDAKRKAAAVADEPADDLEASDEHSHGHAHGMSVMSVAPAGEEDLVRHRVISQVLELGVVVHSLIIGMSLGASDFPSTVRPLVPALTFHQFFEGIGLGGCIVQAKFRVRSVVTMALFFSLTTPAGIVVGIGISSVYDANSPTALVVQGLLEAAAAGILVYMALVDILAEDFMKTKVQRRGRLQLAMNVALLLGAGLMSMIAIWA
- the LOC4339082 gene encoding zinc transporter 5 isoform X1; protein product: MATAAMTKVFVLLFLVAACYLPAHAAAAECDCATDTAGRDKAQALRLKVIAIFCILAGSTVGAALPSLGGRFPAIQPETDVFLSVKAFAGGVILATGLVHILPAAFEALSSPCLVGGPWKRFPFAGMVAMVSAIGTLIVDTVATGYFHRTDAKRKAAAVADEPADDLEASDEHSHGHAHGMSVMSVAPAGEEDLVRHRVISQVLELGVVVHSLIIGMSLGASDFPSTVRPLVPALTFHQFFEGIGLGGCIVQVIYPHIYSALTIVNFNLFFFFFERERERERFQRFWCSYPINPSCLLTRPKIPISNKRTTDVLYYQKVRKRRSDFADLQMGLSTLRGPVVKSRLKSHPILLPWAAGPPLINLNQK